A stretch of the Nitratifractor salsuginis DSM 16511 genome encodes the following:
- a CDS encoding TlpA family protein disulfide reductase, with product MQKRWIAAVLFIGLLFSGCGEKKSQSSTQKPGAEAPSPISPPAPLTPKIQSRFRIRDIEGRETSLEFSGNAARFSRISQPIVILNLFSPECSPCRGMLPALGTLQQKNRKDLFVIGILLGQTPDPKELQKFMQRYSTDFFLSLHPDNATLARYLQKELGLGETLPLPLTVLYKKGKYVMKIRGAVPYEMLQTLVDQLKDDPQKKE from the coding sequence ATGCAAAAGAGGTGGATCGCAGCGGTACTATTCATCGGACTCCTCTTCTCGGGCTGCGGTGAAAAAAAGAGTCAAAGCTCTACCCAAAAGCCCGGGGCCGAAGCGCCTTCCCCAATCTCACCGCCTGCCCCGCTCACACCCAAAATCCAATCCCGTTTCCGTATTCGGGATATCGAGGGACGGGAAACCTCACTGGAATTCTCGGGCAATGCGGCCCGATTCTCCCGTATCTCCCAACCGATCGTGATCCTGAATCTCTTTTCTCCGGAGTGCAGTCCCTGCCGCGGAATGCTCCCTGCTCTGGGGACGCTGCAGCAAAAAAATCGCAAAGATCTTTTTGTTATCGGGATCCTCCTGGGACAAACGCCCGATCCCAAGGAGCTGCAAAAATTTATGCAGCGCTATTCGACCGACTTTTTCCTCTCCCTCCATCCCGACAATGCCACCCTCGCCCGATACCTGCAAAAAGAGCTGGGATTGGGAGAGACCCTGCCTCTGCCGTTGACAGTTCTCTACAAAAAGGGTAAATATGTGATGAAGATACGCGGCGCCGTCCCCTATGAGATGCTCCAAACGCTCGTCGATCAACTCAAAGATGACCCCCAAAAGAAGGAGTAA
- a CDS encoding 5-formyltetrahydrofolate cyclo-ligase, translating into MGSRSEAKAHFRREALRILRRIPRGRARIEDHRLRREVMEYIDRLAPRSVLLYLPLPLEVDLRPIIKQLRKRGIDVFVPFMEGKSIRPVKYRLPLQKKAYGIYEPKISRQYRVGKIDIAFIPIVGTDPTVRRIGFGKGFYDRYFDKEKKRIGRVVFLQRRLCYSPIVLTEAHDVRGDDIIAGPMILIQP; encoded by the coding sequence ATGGGATCCCGCTCTGAAGCGAAAGCGCATTTTCGTCGTGAAGCCCTCCGGATTCTGCGGCGTATCCCCCGGGGGCGTGCCCGGATCGAGGATCACCGGCTTCGGCGGGAGGTTATGGAGTATATCGACCGCCTTGCCCCCCGAAGCGTTCTGCTCTATCTGCCGCTTCCTTTGGAAGTGGATCTGCGCCCCATCATCAAGCAACTGCGGAAGCGGGGCATTGATGTCTTCGTCCCCTTTATGGAGGGTAAAAGTATCCGTCCGGTAAAATATAGATTGCCGCTACAAAAAAAAGCGTACGGCATTTATGAACCGAAAATTTCAAGACAGTATAGAGTTGGTAAGATAGATATAGCATTTATTCCGATCGTCGGTACCGATCCCACAGTGCGTCGTATCGGATTCGGGAAGGGATTTTATGACCGATATTTTGACAAAGAGAAAAAGAGAATCGGAAGAGTGGTTTTTCTGCAAAGGCGCTTATGCTACTCTCCCATCGTTTTGACCGAAGCCCATGATGTTCGTGGGGACGATATTATTGCAGGACCGATGATCCTCATTCAACCCTGA
- the rny gene encoding ribonuclease Y: protein MENTLLIAVLSLLGGAGIGFALGRLMSARRFDYLKIEAEAKARTIEQEAERLLRDAEIQSRTRELEQEKRFNERLAELEQRKRSLIARERELEEERERLHQKETQVDEIRTQLERLEAKRRRQIEEDIRKIEHLASMTREEAKQLLLKRVEEQCEAELAAVVRKRVKLAEEEAQSRANYILAQATTRYAGEFAGERLINTITLPTDDHKGRIIGKEGRNIKALEQALGVDIIIDETPGVIVVSSFNLYRRAIATRVIELLVADGRIHPGRIEEVHAKVEKEFEEKLYEEGENVLIDLGLFPMHEELVRMIGKLKYRASYGQNALAHSLEVARLARVMAAEMGGDEKLAMRAGLLHDIGKALTQDFGGSHVELGAELCRKCKEHPTVINAIYAHHGHAEPDGVESAAVCAADALSSARPGARREVLESFTRRVREIEEIAKSEEGVVQAYAINAGRELRVFVDAGKIDDDRAAKMAHEIAREIEEKVQYPGEIKVNVIRETRTIDYAR from the coding sequence ATGGAAAATACACTATTGATCGCAGTATTGAGCCTTTTGGGCGGGGCCGGGATCGGCTTTGCCCTGGGGAGGCTTATGAGTGCCCGACGCTTCGACTATCTGAAGATCGAAGCCGAGGCCAAAGCCCGTACCATCGAGCAGGAGGCGGAGCGGCTTCTCCGTGATGCCGAGATCCAGAGCCGTACCCGGGAACTGGAGCAGGAGAAACGCTTCAACGAGCGTTTGGCGGAGCTGGAACAGCGGAAGCGTTCCCTGATCGCCAGGGAACGGGAGCTGGAAGAGGAACGGGAGCGCCTGCATCAAAAAGAGACGCAGGTCGATGAGATAAGGACCCAGCTTGAACGGTTGGAAGCGAAGCGCCGACGTCAAATTGAAGAGGACATCCGCAAGATCGAGCACCTGGCCTCCATGACCCGGGAAGAGGCGAAGCAACTGCTTCTCAAACGGGTCGAGGAGCAGTGCGAAGCAGAGTTGGCCGCCGTTGTCCGCAAGCGGGTCAAGCTGGCCGAAGAGGAGGCCCAGAGCCGAGCCAACTACATCCTGGCCCAGGCGACGACACGCTATGCCGGTGAATTCGCCGGTGAGCGGCTTATCAATACCATCACGCTCCCCACCGACGACCACAAGGGGCGGATCATCGGAAAAGAAGGGCGAAACATCAAAGCGCTGGAGCAGGCGCTGGGGGTCGATATCATCATTGACGAAACGCCCGGCGTGATCGTCGTCAGCAGCTTCAACCTCTACCGCCGTGCCATCGCCACCCGGGTCATCGAGCTTCTTGTCGCTGATGGGCGGATCCACCCGGGCCGGATCGAGGAGGTCCACGCCAAGGTGGAGAAGGAGTTCGAAGAGAAACTCTATGAAGAGGGCGAGAATGTCCTGATCGACCTGGGGCTCTTCCCGATGCACGAAGAACTGGTACGAATGATCGGCAAGCTGAAGTATCGGGCGAGCTATGGGCAGAACGCTCTGGCCCACTCCCTGGAGGTCGCCCGCCTGGCCCGGGTAATGGCGGCTGAAATGGGGGGAGACGAGAAACTGGCGATGCGGGCGGGCCTGCTGCATGACATCGGCAAGGCGCTGACCCAGGATTTCGGCGGCTCTCACGTGGAGCTCGGCGCCGAGCTCTGCCGCAAATGCAAAGAGCACCCCACCGTCATCAACGCCATCTACGCCCACCACGGACATGCCGAACCCGACGGTGTGGAGAGTGCAGCGGTCTGTGCCGCCGATGCCCTCAGTTCGGCACGGCCGGGAGCCCGCCGGGAAGTGCTGGAGAGCTTCACCCGCCGGGTCCGGGAGATCGAAGAGATTGCCAAGTCGGAAGAGGGGGTCGTGCAAGCTTACGCGATCAATGCCGGCCGGGAACTCCGCGTTTTTGTGGATGCGGGGAAGATCGACGATGACCGGGCGGCGAAAATGGCCCATGAGATCGCACGGGAGATCGAAGAGAAGGTCCAGTATCCCGGAGAGATCAAAGTCAATGTCATTCGGGAGACCCGAACGATCGATTATGCCCGCTGA
- a CDS encoding peptidylprolyl isomerase has product MMRKIFLALLVMGGALIAGQKAPIVVLHTNRGDITLKLFPKAAPLAVKNFVGLAKKGYYDGTIFHRVIKGFMIQGGDPTGTGRGGTSIWGKEFKNEYAPNLVFDRPYLLAMANRGPNTNGSQFFITVAPAPWLNGGYTIFGKVIKGQKVVDAIDRVPTGPGDRPLKEQKILKAIVK; this is encoded by the coding sequence ATGATGCGAAAGATCTTTTTGGCCCTTCTCGTTATGGGCGGGGCTTTGATCGCCGGTCAAAAGGCTCCGATCGTGGTGCTTCATACCAATCGGGGGGATATCACCCTCAAGCTTTTCCCTAAAGCGGCGCCTCTGGCGGTCAAAAACTTCGTCGGCCTGGCGAAAAAGGGGTATTACGACGGGACGATCTTCCATCGGGTCATCAAAGGTTTTATGATCCAGGGAGGTGACCCGACCGGTACGGGACGGGGCGGCACGTCGATCTGGGGCAAAGAGTTCAAAAACGAATACGCCCCCAACCTGGTCTTCGATCGTCCCTACCTCCTGGCGATGGCCAACCGCGGCCCCAATACCAACGGTAGCCAATTCTTCATCACAGTCGCTCCGGCCCCCTGGCTCAACGGCGGCTACACCATCTTCGGCAAAGTGATCAAGGGGCAGAAGGTAGTCGACGCCATCGACCGGGTCCCGACCGGCCCCGGCGACCGCCCGCTCAAAGAGCAGAAGATCCTCAAAGCGATCGTCAAATAG
- the cmoB gene encoding tRNA 5-methoxyuridine(34)/uridine 5-oxyacetic acid(34) synthase CmoB has product MDLEALRRERRSWLRWKNIAPLQEAIQALPEPEVERVLWDAEAVTAELDPGYDARFGRQIEETARLLMPWRKGPFRLGNLFIDSEWRSQIKYGLLEPYLDLRDKVVGDIGCNNGYYLFRMMEQVPARLVGFDPSALYYSQFQFLERFFRSGIRYELLGVEHLPFYEEPFDTLFCLGVLYHRSDPIGTLKALRRGLKKGGELFLDTFMIEGEGEYCLTPAQRYSKIPNVYFIPTIDALRGWCHRAGFSEVEILAKRPTDVTEQRKTDWIATQSLEDFLDPEDPSKTVEGYPAPQRLYVRCVV; this is encoded by the coding sequence ATGGATCTGGAGGCTCTGCGCCGCGAGCGCCGTTCCTGGTTGAGGTGGAAAAACATCGCTCCCCTTCAAGAGGCCATTCAGGCACTTCCTGAACCTGAAGTCGAACGGGTCCTCTGGGATGCAGAGGCGGTCACCGCCGAGCTGGATCCCGGATATGATGCCCGTTTCGGCCGGCAGATCGAAGAGACGGCACGCCTGTTGATGCCCTGGCGCAAAGGGCCCTTCCGCCTGGGCAACCTTTTCATCGACAGCGAATGGCGCAGCCAGATCAAATACGGCCTGCTCGAACCTTATCTCGATCTACGCGACAAAGTGGTGGGAGATATCGGCTGCAACAACGGCTACTACCTCTTTCGAATGATGGAGCAGGTTCCTGCCCGGCTGGTCGGTTTCGACCCTTCGGCGCTCTACTACTCTCAATTTCAATTTCTGGAGCGCTTTTTCCGCAGCGGTATCCGTTATGAGCTTTTGGGAGTCGAGCATCTGCCCTTTTACGAAGAGCCCTTCGATACCCTTTTCTGCCTGGGGGTCCTCTATCACCGCAGCGATCCTATCGGAACGCTCAAAGCGTTACGCCGGGGTTTGAAAAAAGGGGGAGAGCTCTTTTTGGATACCTTTATGATCGAGGGAGAAGGGGAGTATTGCCTGACACCGGCGCAGCGCTATTCCAAGATCCCCAATGTCTATTTCATCCCCACCATCGACGCCTTGAGAGGCTGGTGCCATCGTGCGGGTTTCTCCGAGGTGGAGATCCTGGCCAAGCGGCCGACCGATGTGACGGAACAGCGCAAAACCGATTGGATCGCTACCCAGAGCCTGGAGGATTTCCTCGATCCGGAAGATCCCTCCAAAACGGTCGAAGGATACCCCGCGCCTCAGCGTCTTTATGTCCGTTGTGTTGTCTAG
- a CDS encoding winged helix-turn-helix domain-containing protein, protein MRILTVGFDEEFSKEVEKEIGKYFICIVDSAQDLYDATNFTYFRHYELIIIVDEGVQFSLERYINEIKKKKKETKIILLTEKPEHQRAFFALGVDDVIFNHIYEPDLIAARVLANMRNLYGTKINIDKLCIDIVNKKIEYDDKVVSLNGKTFDILAYLALRKQRVFSKDEIINALWEEPEYVSDNTVEVAINQIRKRLRSILGFQVIHTVRRRGYKFSY, encoded by the coding sequence ATGAGGATATTGACAGTCGGTTTTGACGAAGAGTTTTCCAAAGAGGTTGAAAAAGAGATCGGTAAATACTTTATCTGTATCGTTGACAGTGCGCAGGATCTCTACGATGCGACAAACTTCACCTATTTCCGACACTACGAATTGATCATTATCGTCGATGAGGGGGTTCAGTTCTCTCTGGAGCGTTACATCAACGAGATCAAGAAGAAGAAAAAAGAGACCAAGATCATTCTGCTGACGGAGAAGCCGGAGCATCAGCGGGCCTTTTTCGCTCTCGGGGTGGATGATGTGATCTTCAACCATATCTACGAGCCCGACCTCATCGCCGCTCGGGTCCTGGCCAATATGCGCAATCTCTACGGCACCAAAATCAACATCGACAAACTCTGCATCGACATCGTCAACAAAAAGATCGAATATGACGATAAGGTAGTCTCCCTCAACGGCAAAACCTTCGACATCCTCGCCTACCTGGCCCTGCGCAAGCAGAGGGTTTTCTCCAAAGACGAGATCATCAATGCCCTCTGGGAAGAGCCCGAGTATGTCAGCGACAATACCGTCGAGGTCGCCATCAACCAGATCCGAAAAAGGCTGAGGAGTATTCTGGGGTTTCAGGTGATACATACCGTCCGACGCCGAGGCTACAAGTTCTCCTACTAA